In Dissulfuribacter thermophilus, the sequence AAGAAAATATGGATTTGATAATCATAGGGGGGCGGCCACCTCATAAACGACGTTCTAGATTTAAGATTCCCGGAACTGGAACTGCAGAGAAGGTCGCTAAATTAAGTCCATGTAGCGTAATGATGGTGGTTTAGATGTTGAGTTTAATACTAGTAGCTGGACGCAGGCTTTTTAATATGCTTTTACGTCACTCCTGAAATAGTCGCCTTTTGAGGTTGTTAGGCGGGTTGCGTAAGAATTAAATTATGTATTTTATGGCCCGTTTATCTACTATAATAGCTATCCTGACGGCATTTTTAATTCAGGGTTCAATACCTATATATATATATGCAGGTAGCGGCGAGCAGCATAAATCTCCAAAGAAAGTATTCGTTGGGGTCATTACTCTATACCATCCACTGGTTATGTTTAAGAGCTACCAGCCATTCGTTGACTATCTAAGTAATGAGACACCATATAACTTTGAACTTAGGATCAGCCAGGATTACGGAAGCATTTTAAAATATCTAGTGGATGGTACTGTGGATGTGGCAATTCTAGCGGGGCTAACCTACTTGAAAGCCAGAGAAGAGGCCGGTGTTTTGCCCCTTTTGGGAGCATTGAGCCCTGATAGGAGGCCGACCTGTAAGGCCATTTTCATTGCTAGGGGAGACAATCATAAGATTAATACCATTCAGGATGTCAGAGGGAAACGATTTGCTTTTGCGTCTAAATATTCTACTTCTGGAAATCTGGTCCCGATTTTTCATCTCTATTCAAAAGAGCACATAAGGCTCAAGGATCTCGGCGCGTATAAAAACCTCAAATATCATGACTCTGTGGCAAGAGAGGTTCTTCGAGGCAATTTTGATGCAGGTGTAGTTCTCGAATCAGTGGCCCAGCAGTACAAAAAGATGGGTATAAAATTTATAGGCCAAACTGATCCATTTCCAGGATTTTTGATAGTGGTACGGCCTGGAGCCGATCCAAATGTGGTTCGAAGTATTGAGAAGGCACTACTTAGGCTCAATTACGATGACACATCACATAGGAAAATAATGGATTCGTGGGACGTAAACATTAGGTATGGCTTCACTAGGATATCTGATTCCGACTATGATCCGATTAGGAAGATGGTTTCATATTTGGAAAAAGAGGGAGTATGGCTTTTGGGTGATAAGTGAGAGTTTAGGTCTCTGGAACTCCTTGGTATTGTGAATCCCTAATAAGACTGACTGAAGAGCCATGAAAGGTAGGATATTGCTCATAGAAGACGAACTTTCCATGCGACTCGGAATAAGTCACGCCCTTCGAGAAAATGGCTATGATATCATTTCATGTGAAGATGGTAATCAGGGAGTCAATCTCCTAGGCCATGAACGATTTGACCTGGTCATAACTGATCTGAGATTACCGGGGCTAAATGGCATGGAAGTGCTCTCTAAGGCAAAGGAGATGTACCCTGATATAGGAGTAATCTTAATAACGGCTTTTCCAGAGGTAGAGACAGCTGTTTCTGCCATAAAACAGGGGGCCTTTGATTATATCAGCAAGCCTTTTACAAATGAGGCGCTGTTGATAGTTGTAAAACGATATTTCAATTATCGTAAGCTCAAGCAAGAAAACGTAAGGTTAAGGGAAACCATAAAAGGGCGGGCCCAATTTGAGAATATTATTGGAGAAAGCTCTGTTATGAAGGCGGTTTTTGATCTGATAAATACAGTGGCCCCAACAGATGTCCCTGTGCTTATTCGTGGTGAGAGTGGAACTGGTAAAGAGCTGGTAGCCAACGCGCTTCACAACCTGAGTGAGAGGAAGGATAAGCCATTTATAAAGATAAATTGTGCTGCCATCCCTGAAAACCTTCTTGAATCAGAGCTTTTTGGTCATGAAAAGGGGGCCTTTACAGGAGCAGTGCAGGCCCGTAAAGGAAAATTTGAGGCTGCCAATGGTGGGACGATCTTTTTTGACGAGATTGGAGATATGCCGCTTAGCCTTCAGGTCAAGCTTCTTAGGGTACTAGAAGATCAGGAGATAACTAGGCTTGGAGGATATAAGGGTATAAAGGTAGACGTCAGGACAATATTTGCCACTTCCAAGGATCTGAAGGAGGCTATCCAAGAGGGTACGTTTAGAGAGGATTTGTTTTACAGGATAAATGTAGTGCCAATACACCTGCCTCCGCTAAGAGAGAGAGGCGAGGACATAACAGCCTTGATTGAATATTTTTTAAAGATGTATTCTACAAAGTACGGTAAGAATGGTCTTAATATTTCTCCTGATGCATATAAGAGTCTTCTGGCCTACGATTATCCTGGAAACGTTAGAGAACTCAAGAATGCCATAGAGAGGGCCGTATTATTATCCACTGGAAGTCAAATTTACGTAACCCATCTTCCCTCTGTATTTAGAAAGATGGCCGAGGACCTTCCCTGCATATCTGAAGATCTTCCATTGGAAGAGGGTGTGAAATGCTATGAAAGGCAGAGGATCCTCAAGGCCCTGGAGCAGACCAAAGGGAAAAAGATAGAGGCAGCTGCAAGACTAGGAATAAGTCGTAAGGTCCTTTGGAAGAAATTAAAGGAACTCAATATTGATATTTAGATCTCATTAAGGGCCTGAGCAAGGTTGGATTTCAGAACTTTTGTTGTCTAGGTATGTCTTGATTTGCACGGTTAGATTGATTTCCTGCTGTATATTCAACTTGAAACTACATGATTAATGGCTGTTCCCTCATGGGAACAGCATTGATTAATTATGTCCTTAAGGCGGAACATGAAATTATTACTTATATAATTATCTCTTTTTTTACATCGCCTTCAATCCTGTCTTTTTTTAAAAATGAACCTCTCATTGTGGAATTGAATAGGAACTGACCAATAAAAAAATGAATTAGTAACGGACTGTTTTTACAATTTATTTTTTTTAGGGTGCTTGAAAAAAAAATCATTTGTTATGCGAGTTATTGTCAAAGGTTAAAAAAAGAATTTTTTTTGTCTTTCTTTTAGAGAGACTTGGCATCCTTTTTGTACATAATTTATCAAAAATCCGCCAGCTGGAGGGAATTTATTTATCAAAAAAAACAGGGAGGAAATGTATGAAAAAAGGAGGAAGTATTATGAGAAGGTTTGGTACGAGAACTCAAGGGGTAAGGAAAAAGAATGTTGGTTTCAGGCTGCATAAACTATTTGTAGCCATGGTGTTGGCGATATTTTGTGTATGCAGCGTGAATCTAGCATTTGCTGAAGATAAGAGTGTTGCAGAAAAAATCCTTGATATTTTGCGGCAAAATAACCAGATTACAGATGCACAGTATAGCGAATTGTTAAAGCAGGCAAAGGCTGAGAAGGCACCAGGAACGAATTTAATGGTTTATTGGAAAAACGGCCTTCGTATTAAGAGTGCCGACAATAGGTATAAAATTAAGATAGGTGGTAGGCTTCAGTCTGATTTTGCAGTTATTGGCGCTGATGATGATTTAGATAGGCTCTTTCCAAGCTTTGAAGGTCATGGCAGCGAATTTAGGCGTGCCCGTATTCAAATAGCCGGTACTGTTTATGAAAATGTTGCATTTAAATGGCAGTACGATTTCGCCAGTGGAAGCGTACATTTTAAGAATGTATGGATTGAGTTAAAGCATATACCCTATGTTGGAAAGTTTAGGGTTGGTCATTTCAAGGAACCCTTTTCTCTGGAGGAGTTGACCTGTAGTAAATATCTAACCTTCCTTGAAAGGGCTCTGCCGAACACCTTTGCTGCAGGATACAATACTGGTTTCATGCTTCACAATGCAGAGTTTAACAAACGTATGACCTGGGCAGTAGGTCTGTTCTTCGATACTGATGGTCAAGGCAAAAGCTTCAATAATTTCTCAGATACTGATTTGACAGCTCGTATCACCGTGCTTCCATGGCTTGCTGAAAATGGTCGCAAATTACTCCATCTCGGATTTTCATATAGCCATAGGTTCCGTGATGATAATGGCGGAAACCCAATTCGTTTCAGAGAAAGACCTGAGGCTCATCTTTCAACAGTCAGGCTAGTGGATACAGGTAATATCATTGCAGACGATGTGGATCTCTTTAATCCTGAGATGGTCTTGATTTATGGACCCCTTTCAATTCAGGCTGAGTATATGTATGCATCAGTGAATTCAGTTACAGGGAGTGATCCAAACTTTAGTGGTTACTATGCATACATCAGCTACTTCTTGACTGGTGAGCATCGTCATTACGTAAGATCATCTGGACACTTCTGCAGGCTTACACCTAACCGTAATTTTGATTTTGGAAAGTCTGGATGGGGTGCTTGGGAATTAGTAGCCAGATATTCTTATGTGGATCTAGATGACAATGGTATCCAAGGCGGAAAAGAAAATGATGTTACTCTTGGTGCCAATTGGTATCTCAATCCAAATGTTCGTGTGATGTTCAACTATGTAAATGCAAATGTGGACAGAAAGGATTTGAATCTGGATAACGGAAATGCCAACATATTTGAGGCTCGTTTCCAGATTGAATTCTAGTCTCGGTTGCTAACTTATTAAAAAGGTTTATACTATCAGAGTGATGAATCTGAGAGGTAAGCCATAGGCTTTCCTCTCAGATTTTTTTTTTGCCTTAAAGTTGGGATTCAATAGTTTTAAAAAATTAACAACCGGATGTTGATGTTCCCGATTGAGCACAATGTTCCCGTAAGGGAACATGGCCTACAAAAATGTTCCTTTTGCGGAACATTTCCTATATGGAATTTGCAAAATTGTCTCTGTTTTTTCAGTAAAATGCCTATTTATTTTATAGGTTTTGTTTGTTCAAAATTTAGTTGGATTATAAAAATTTATAACATCTTGTTTCTAATGGATTTTTTGAGGGTAAAAAAAGTGAGTGAGGATACAAGCCTCAGTTGTGTAGTTATTCTCAATTCTGGCATAGGTCTTGCAACTAATAATTTATAACCAAAAAGCTATTAGGAAAAAAATTAATTAAAAGAACCTTTTAGTAAGGAGGACGTTACATTGAAGAGAAACAAGATTCCAGCAGCTGCCATTTTGCGTTTGTCCATTTATTACCGGTATCTGCAAAGGCTGCTACAAAATGGTACCACTGTGGTATCATCAGCCGCCTTGGCACGATACGCCAACGTAAATCCGGCACAGTTACGTAAAGATCTCTCTTATTTCGGACGTTTTGGGGTCAGAGGGATTGGTTACGATGTGGTGCGCCTGGCTGAGCACATTCGCGGGATATTGGGGCTAGTCCGTGAATGGCGCATGGCTTTGGTGGGGGTTGACTGTGTCGGGCGTGCATTGTTGGCAAATCGCCATCTTCAGTCACAGGGATATCGTTTTGTTGCAGCCTTTGACAATGATCCGAAAAAGGTGGGCGAGGACGTAGGGCATGGTCTAAAGATTAGACCTATGGAGGAGTTTGAAGAGATAGTAAATGCAGATACTGTTGATATTGGCGTTATAGCAGTGTCTGTAGATCAGGCTCAAAGTGTTGCCAATGCCTTTGTTAAGGCTGGGGTCAGGGGAATTCTTAACTTTGCCCCAACCCGCCTTGATTTGCCTGGAAATATCATGGTTCAATATGTTGATTTTACAGTTTTGCTTGACAGTCTTGCCTATGGCATTTGCAACCTCACGAAAATCGAAGACGAAAAGAAGGCATGTATATTGGATCCAAGGAGACAGAGATGGAATAGGGAGCATAGCTGGCCAGTTGTCCAGTTTTTTCAATAGAATGATGCAGTTTGAAACTGTTTCACAAGGGGCGGAATCTCTGGACATCCTACCTTGTTTCAGGCGACTTCTTTGGTTCGATTCCTCTAACCCCTCCTAAATTGTACTCCCAATCGTCGTCAATCCAGAGATTTCGCCACCTTTTTCATTATAAAGAGAATCAGAATTGATGTCTATTGTTCCTATTAAGGTCCTGCAGGGTTCAATCAATCGCTATCCGCGGGCCATTCTGTTCTGTAAAAGGGGGCTATCTCCTCAAATATTTTAAAATAGTGCTCATTCTTTCGGGTCTATATATTTGTTGGGGCCATATTGTAAAAGAAGATTGGCTGATTTGCTTTACTGGTAGCAGTCAAGGATAAGCCCTACAGGTGCTTCACATCCTTCACTGCTTTGTGAAGCAGATTTCAGCCTGTAAGTACCGACGGCGTTTGAACTCCGATTAGTGGTGATTATTATTGAACCACTTTCATGACGTCTTTTCACTATTTCAAAGAACTCATCCACAGCGTCTTGAAGGACCTTCTTAAAGCCTATTTCATCAATAATAAAGAGGTCCAATGAGACAAGTTCCTTAAGACCTTGTATCCCCTTTTTAAGGCCTCAAGTCCAAGGGCATTGGCAAGGTGAGTCTTGCCTTCACCAGGATTCCCCATGAAGATGATGTTTTCTTTCACCTCTGGCCAACCTGTCATATATTGACAAGTCATTGGCAAAACACTAAGCAGCAGTGACTGGGTGTCAATGGTCCTATCTCTTTACACTTGCCTCTTCGCCTACATACTTATAGGGGAAAGAATAATAATTATATTTGTAGCCTACATGGCTATAGGCATTGACCTTTCCCTTGCATAAAAATGGAATCTCATACCTCCTTAATGGCAATGAGTTAAGGTCTTTATTCTCCTTACTTTCAAACTCCTCCCTGGGAATCCTTTGGGTAGTACCATGAACACGGCCGTTACATACATCATCAAGCCATCTTTTGAGCTCTGTTATTATTTCTGAAAGATCCCTGCTATTAAGCCCCTTCAAGAAAAAATTTTTTATCTAAAGGGTTATCCAAAACACCCAACACTTACGCCACTTACCCTCTATTAAAAATTTCCCAACATGCCCAAAATCCACCTAGGCCTCTTTGCCAGGGGGGACGAGGGATTAAAATCCCATCTTTCTAACAACCCCTAGTTCATAGGCAATACCGGAAATGCTCCACCCTTGATCCAATAATGTCTTGACTGTGTAATACATCTCAATACCCTTCATCCTCAGGCCCCTGTCTAAGATATTTCTTAAACAAGGTAACTCTTTAATTATTTATTGACTAACCAAGTGGGGATTTTTAAGTGCCCTTACCTGGGGACACTAAAGTGACTTTAACATGCAACTAAGTGGAGAATTTATTAGCCCATTACTTGAGAAGTTGTCAGGGCTTTAACATTAAATCAATGTGATTAATTATTTGTTCCCATTCGGGTACATTGAAGCATGATTATGTACCTATAAGGGAACATAAAACATAAATTAAAATTTACGATTTTTTTCAAAAAAATTTATCCCGCATCTTGAAAAATTCTAATGTTTATGGAATGTAATTTCCCTCACAGGCCTCTGCTTGTGTTTTTCTTCCTAAAAAGAGGTCTTAACATTCTATTGAAAATCCTTTCAATTGTACTTATTTATTTTTTATATATTTATTTAATAAATATTAAATCAAATAAAGTTCTTAAGTATCTAATTGATTAGATATCTATTTAATGTAACATTGTTTCAAATAGTAAAAAAATCCCTCTCATCAATCTTTCTCCGCATTTTATTTTACTCGATACTCCCGGTTAAATTTCGTTCTCTTAAATAATTTTTTCTTTCTGCACTATTGAAATGGCATATGTATTGCTATGAAGCGTTTCATGTGACCAGATTAGGTCACTTTTAATTTAGGAATAATCTATTGATTTGAAAAATATTTCAAATAAGACCAAAGTTTGGGGCTCTACAGTCAAATTACGGCTGAAATACGAACCCCAAGTTTGAATAGGGATATTAGTTACTGGATATCACAACACGAATTTATGCCTGATAAAGATGAGAGAGGAGAGGGAAGATGTTGAAGACGAACAGAAGAGATTTTCTAAAACTTGGGGGCCTAGCTTTAGCTGGTCCCCTGGTTGCAACAGGAGTTGGTGCTAAAAAGGCAAGGGCCATGTCTCGCTCCGATTATGGTTTGGAGAAGAAAGTGCCTGTAAATTGCCGAATGTGCGCCCAAAAGTGTCCTGGTTTGGCCAGGGTTGTAAATGGACGTCTTGTCGGTATTGAAGGCAATCCAAACTCCGTACTACCAGGGGTGTGTGGCCGTTCTGCAGCAGCTGCTGGTATGGTCTACAATCCCAACCGTGTCCAGACCCCACTCATTCGTGTCGGCGAAAGGGGTGAAGGAAAATTTCGTAGGGCAACCTGGTCTGAAGCATTAGACTTGGTGGCCTCTAAACTTAAGGACTATAGGGATAAAGGTATCCCTGAAGCCGTCGCATTCCTTTGCCGATTCCACAGTGCACCAGGTCTGGATAAGGAATTTTTCAAGATTTACGGAACGCCAAATTTTCCTGGCTATGCTGACACATGTTGGGCAAATTCCAGAGCAGTAGGCGCTGGAGTGGTTTACGGTCCTTTTAAAAAGGGACTTCCTGCATGTAGTCCAAGTAAAGTCACTGTGGATTTTGCTAGGGCAAAATACGGTGTGTTGATTGGACGTAACCCTGCAGGTGGTCTTGTATGTTATCCATGGGCTATGCGGTTTGCAGAGGGTAAAAGGAAAGGTTTGAAGCTTACGGTGGTTGATCCCCGCAAACCCTCTGAAGCAGGTGAGGATAATGTACATTGGATACCCATAAGGCCTGGTGCTGATCTTGCGTTTCTCCTTGGAGTCTTCCATGAGTTGGTAAAGAACAAGTCCTATGACGCTAACTATCTCAAGAAATATACAAATGCACCTATGTTGGTTGATCCCAAAACACTTCAACCAATAGGCGTAAAAGAAATTGAAAAGACCAAGATCAAGCATGGTAAGGTTAAGAAAATCAAGGTATTAGATTATCTTGTTTATGATGAAGCTACAAAACAGGTACGCTATGCTAGTGAAGCAAAGAAGCCTGCTTTACATGGTACTTTTGATGTGACTATTGGTAATAAGGTTATCAAAGGCCAGACGGCACTGGATCGTATTGCCAAGGAATTAGAGGCCTACACTCCTGAATGGGCAGCTGAGCAGAGCGATGTTCCTGTAGAGGAAATACGCAAGATTGCCCGCGAACTCGACGAGAATCGTCCGCACGCATTCATCGATCCGACCTATAGAAGTGAGCGCTACTTTAACTCGTTCAAAATGATTCAGGTTATCAATATGATGAACGTCTTCATCGGAGCATTTGGACGCGAGGGTGGTATCGTCTGGAATCACTCACCAAAGACTGGACATTACATAAAGCCTCCCAAGCCCAAGGCAAAACCAATAATTAAGTACTACGAAGAGCATGACCCGAATTTCCGATTTAGCAATCACAAATACTACCGTCGAAAGGCGGTGGAAACAGTGTTAACTGGGAAACCTTATCCTATAAAGGCAATGGTTTTCTGGGGACAAAACCTCCTTGGTGGCTCTGCTGGTGGTACTGAGATTGTGGAGGCATTGAAAAAGCTGGACTTTACAGTCTGTATCTCGCCGTTCTTTAACGAGACAACTCTATACGCAGATGTCATATTACCAGACGCTACCTTTGTTGAGCGGGATGAGGCCATAAATGGCAAGTACAAATCGCCAGTGCCCACTCTGGCCATAAATATGAAGGCGATTGACCCACTTTTTGATGCAAAGGATCCCTACTGGATCGTCCTTGAATTGGCCAAACGTGTACTTAAGCCAGAAGAATACGATGCCTATTTTAAGCACTTTGAACAGGATGGTATCGAAGGTCTCTGGAAGAAACAACTTGCCGGGCTTAAAAAGGTGTCTGATCATGAAAAGGCCGAAATTTCTCTCGACCGACTGAAACAGTTTGGTATCTGGAATGGAACTGAACCAAAACCTAAGCCCAAGGCAAAGACCCCCACTCATAAGCTGGAGATATTCAGTACGTTCCTGGCAAAGGAGTATGCAGAACTCAAGGCCAAGGGAGATCCCAACGCAGTGGTTGCAAGTCCGCTTCCTGTCTGGCAACCAACCAATTGGATGACCCGTAAGGCCAAACTGGATAGAGATGAGTTCATCCCGGTTACTGGCTTTGCCCCTGTAAATTCCTTTACTGGCCAGCAGACCAAAGACAATCGACTCCTGGCAAATATTGGAAAGGCCATATCTTGGGATGCTGTCTTTATTAATAAGGCCAAAGGAAAGGCGCTGGGTCTCAAGGATGGAGATCTGGTTAAAATCTGGAATCCAGACAATAAGCTGGTTCAGTACGCTACAGTCAGGCTCAGTGAGTTAGTACATCCTGATGCCATGTTTAGTTTTTACACAGTGGGCCCAGGTGCCTTTAGGCAGCTGAATAACTTCTATGGCCATGCGCCGAAATACGGCTTCAACCCAAATCACTCAGCTCCATTCCATTTTGCTCCGTTGACAGGCGGGCATGCGGCGCATGATTACATTATAAAGATAAGGAGGGCGTAATGTCTGTTTATTCAATATGTTATGACTCTCAGGCGTGTGTGCGCTGCTTTACCTGTGTGGTTCAATGCAGTGTCGAGAATAGATTGAGGTTACAAAGAGAGGGCAAGACTGCCATGGAATTAGGGGTAAATGAGGCA encodes:
- a CDS encoding molybdopterin-containing oxidoreductase family protein; amino-acid sequence: MLKTNRRDFLKLGGLALAGPLVATGVGAKKARAMSRSDYGLEKKVPVNCRMCAQKCPGLARVVNGRLVGIEGNPNSVLPGVCGRSAAAAGMVYNPNRVQTPLIRVGERGEGKFRRATWSEALDLVASKLKDYRDKGIPEAVAFLCRFHSAPGLDKEFFKIYGTPNFPGYADTCWANSRAVGAGVVYGPFKKGLPACSPSKVTVDFARAKYGVLIGRNPAGGLVCYPWAMRFAEGKRKGLKLTVVDPRKPSEAGEDNVHWIPIRPGADLAFLLGVFHELVKNKSYDANYLKKYTNAPMLVDPKTLQPIGVKEIEKTKIKHGKVKKIKVLDYLVYDEATKQVRYASEAKKPALHGTFDVTIGNKVIKGQTALDRIAKELEAYTPEWAAEQSDVPVEEIRKIARELDENRPHAFIDPTYRSERYFNSFKMIQVINMMNVFIGAFGREGGIVWNHSPKTGHYIKPPKPKAKPIIKYYEEHDPNFRFSNHKYYRRKAVETVLTGKPYPIKAMVFWGQNLLGGSAGGTEIVEALKKLDFTVCISPFFNETTLYADVILPDATFVERDEAINGKYKSPVPTLAINMKAIDPLFDAKDPYWIVLELAKRVLKPEEYDAYFKHFEQDGIEGLWKKQLAGLKKVSDHEKAEISLDRLKQFGIWNGTEPKPKPKAKTPTHKLEIFSTFLAKEYAELKAKGDPNAVVASPLPVWQPTNWMTRKAKLDRDEFIPVTGFAPVNSFTGQQTKDNRLLANIGKAISWDAVFINKAKGKALGLKDGDLVKIWNPDNKLVQYATVRLSELVHPDAMFSFYTVGPGAFRQLNNFYGHAPKYGFNPNHSAPFHFAPLTGGHAAHDYIIKIRRA
- a CDS encoding sigma-54-dependent transcriptional regulator produces the protein MKGRILLIEDELSMRLGISHALRENGYDIISCEDGNQGVNLLGHERFDLVITDLRLPGLNGMEVLSKAKEMYPDIGVILITAFPEVETAVSAIKQGAFDYISKPFTNEALLIVVKRYFNYRKLKQENVRLRETIKGRAQFENIIGESSVMKAVFDLINTVAPTDVPVLIRGESGTGKELVANALHNLSERKDKPFIKINCAAIPENLLESELFGHEKGAFTGAVQARKGKFEAANGGTIFFDEIGDMPLSLQVKLLRVLEDQEITRLGGYKGIKVDVRTIFATSKDLKEAIQEGTFREDLFYRINVVPIHLPPLRERGEDITALIEYFLKMYSTKYGKNGLNISPDAYKSLLAYDYPGNVRELKNAIERAVLLSTGSQIYVTHLPSVFRKMAEDLPCISEDLPLEEGVKCYERQRILKALEQTKGKKIEAAARLGISRKVLWKKLKELNIDI
- a CDS encoding OprO/OprP family phosphate-selective porin yields the protein MRRFGTRTQGVRKKNVGFRLHKLFVAMVLAIFCVCSVNLAFAEDKSVAEKILDILRQNNQITDAQYSELLKQAKAEKAPGTNLMVYWKNGLRIKSADNRYKIKIGGRLQSDFAVIGADDDLDRLFPSFEGHGSEFRRARIQIAGTVYENVAFKWQYDFASGSVHFKNVWIELKHIPYVGKFRVGHFKEPFSLEELTCSKYLTFLERALPNTFAAGYNTGFMLHNAEFNKRMTWAVGLFFDTDGQGKSFNNFSDTDLTARITVLPWLAENGRKLLHLGFSYSHRFRDDNGGNPIRFRERPEAHLSTVRLVDTGNIIADDVDLFNPEMVLIYGPLSIQAEYMYASVNSVTGSDPNFSGYYAYISYFLTGEHRHYVRSSGHFCRLTPNRNFDFGKSGWGAWELVARYSYVDLDDNGIQGGKENDVTLGANWYLNPNVRVMFNYVNANVDRKDLNLDNGNANIFEARFQIEF
- a CDS encoding PhnD/SsuA/transferrin family substrate-binding protein encodes the protein MARLSTIIAILTAFLIQGSIPIYIYAGSGEQHKSPKKVFVGVITLYHPLVMFKSYQPFVDYLSNETPYNFELRISQDYGSILKYLVDGTVDVAILAGLTYLKAREEAGVLPLLGALSPDRRPTCKAIFIARGDNHKINTIQDVRGKRFAFASKYSTSGNLVPIFHLYSKEHIRLKDLGAYKNLKYHDSVAREVLRGNFDAGVVLESVAQQYKKMGIKFIGQTDPFPGFLIVVRPGADPNVVRSIEKALLRLNYDDTSHRKIMDSWDVNIRYGFTRISDSDYDPIRKMVSYLEKEGVWLLGDK
- a CDS encoding redox-sensing transcriptional repressor Rex, which translates into the protein MKRNKIPAAAILRLSIYYRYLQRLLQNGTTVVSSAALARYANVNPAQLRKDLSYFGRFGVRGIGYDVVRLAEHIRGILGLVREWRMALVGVDCVGRALLANRHLQSQGYRFVAAFDNDPKKVGEDVGHGLKIRPMEEFEEIVNADTVDIGVIAVSVDQAQSVANAFVKAGVRGILNFAPTRLDLPGNIMVQYVDFTVLLDSLAYGICNLTKIEDEKKACILDPRRQRWNREHSWPVVQFFQ